The sequence below is a genomic window from Phoenix dactylifera cultivar Barhee BC4 chromosome 16, palm_55x_up_171113_PBpolish2nd_filt_p, whole genome shotgun sequence.
CTTTAACATGAGTAGTACTGATGATTGGTTGGCTTTTGATAGGCTTCCGGCCGGCCTTTTGCTGTTTATAAAAGTTTGTCAATTAGTGAGAGTAAATGGCATGGACTGATAGGAGATCTAGTATATTTATATCTGTACATTTTGATTGCGTTTCACGAAATATGTGGATGGCTTGAATACATACAGATCTCATGGTTGCGTCTCATGTTTTTCTCTTTGAAAAACACACACAATTTATACTGTCTTTCTGTGCTGCATATGGGATTTTACTTCTCAATTAATCTGTAAATTTTACCGGCCGTGGCTATCCGTGACTGGCTGCGCCAAGCGGACGCTATATATTGCttaatgctttttcttttcccttttatttGAATTTTGTGATGCTGCTTGATCTTCTGCTTtacaaatttttattatttacatTTTTGCTGTCTTTATTATTTGCTTTGGAGACTTTTAGACACTAGACTCAAGACAGTTTTTAAGAAACATAGCAAGTTACTGCTACGTAGTTGTGAGAATTGGCCCAATTGGGCCATTTCAGATTGGTGCCAGCATTGCCCACGGACTTCAATCGAGATGTTCGAAATTTTTGGGATTGAAATTGAGGAGGATGCATTTTTACTTTGCCGGATTTCCATGCTGTTGGGATAAGATTGCCTGCAGTTGTATTCGGTGGGGATTTGTCGGGCTGGTGTAAACGGCCGGCGGTCGTTGGAGCTTATTGTCTCTTCCAAAAGTCTTCTATAAATACTCGAGTCCTTTTGGTTTGATTCACCACAagctcttctccctcctctttcttcttctctgatAGCCACCGCACCATCTCAGCCGGGCACCGCTGCCAAAACTTTTTCCGCGTCTCTCTAATTTCTTCTAAAGcccatttctctattttttttcttatttcaagATCCACTTTTTTCGTTAGAAGCCGCTGCCGTCGTGAAGTCCACTGCCACTGCAACTCCAGTGAGCTTCCTTCCTACTCCTTTTCCATTTTTCTTCCCAAACTAAGTCTTGTTCCTTTGTTCCAAGCCAAACTGAAGATGTCCTTGCCTTCTTCCTCTATTGCCGATGTCGTCGGCTAGCCATCGACCCCTTGCTAGCCATCGAATCTTCTTCCATCTCTTCTTTTCATTCTCTTTCCTCTCATCCTTCTCTCCATTCTAttttcttcatcctcctctcatTCTTTATTTCTATtcactttacttatttatttacttatgaATTAGTTTCTCAaatcctcttttctctctcccttGATGCATGGGTCATTTATGTTGATTGATTTAAGTTGGCCCATGCCATTGACAACCAAACCTAGACCCTTGATTGAATCCGGATtgagattctctctcttctccctcaTTCTCTCTCTAGGTAGGCTCAGGGATCCTAGTGTAAGTCTTGCTTTTCTATTGGTCGGATCCAAGTTGCCCCGTATGGAGGCCCTGAATCGCTCCGGTACTCAGGCGGTAGACCAGTTCATTACTTTATTCTCCTATCGGATCTTTTTAAAATTTGACTACTATTGATCTTCATTGTGTTACGTAAATCATATCCGAACCTGATCAATTGAGTTCATCTTGATCGGATCGACCCGGGCAGTCCAGCACTATCACTTGACCAATCTGATTTAGGGGTATTAAGCTGTATTcccaataatatttttaattttttgacttCACTTGGCTTCTAAGGTGATGATGAAATTAATTggattttaatgatattaaaatagGTGAACCTGACTCGCTTACCTGAAGTAGAATTTTAAAGCAAAAAGAGGTAAATAACCTAATGCTTCCATGTGTGTTTTCCGAATTTTGGTAAAATGATAATTAGTTTATTATATATGATTATAATACCTATTTTATACTTGGTCAAATGGGTTGAGCATGTTATTATTACAATAGTAaatctttttaaatatattatgtactaatgttattCTTAGAATTATTATAGGACCATTGAGCCAAACATAGTTGGCCTCCATAAAGGctgattgtgccaaacttagtcggccTTACCAAACTTTACTTTTTGattgatttatgattgattgtgtcaaACTTAGTTGATCTTACCAAATTTCATCAACCTCCTAGTACTATATAAAGGCTGCCTTTATACATTGTAATTGACGGACAGAAATTCAATTCTTTTCTCCCATTCTTTCTTTTCAATGCAGTATCAGAGTCACCGATCACGTAATTTGTTGTCATCATTTCTTTCGCTTTAGCTGTGGTCGTCGTCATCATCATTTACAGATCCTCTATTTCTTCTGTCTCGTTTGGAGGATAGCCGAGGCTCTGTCCCCGGCAACTTCTAaagctcccatcttcaaatctaagaaaaatttagtttttctttttcttattttttgagATGCGTAGGCGCTGTAGCGGCCTTTCTAGCTTCAGGATTGTCACCTCCCAATTCCTCCTAATCTTGTCCTCCACCTCCGAGTACAACCGCCCAAGCCTCTCTAAGTTGCCTGACAACAAAGCCGAGAGAGGCGACCTGCGCGCCAAGACGCGCTTCCGTGCAAGCGCTTGACCCGGCACGCTCATGTCAAATCTGACGCCTCCCGAATCCCGACCCACCCCGCTTCTCCGTAAGACGGTAACtacctcttgacctcatcttcttcccctcttcccctccccccaaaagaaaaaaaaacccttcTTATCGTCTTTCGACTAGCTTTTTCTAAGGCTCCggccagattttttctagggtttcGCCGCGAGTGCATGGCAGTGAGCCTTCTGCAGTTTCATGAGGTGTCTGCCCTCTGCATTGGGAAGCCGACGATGAAGTCTCTGCCGCCGTCCGCCACCATTAGAGAGGCCCTCCTCACCCTTAAGAGAGGTGGAGAGACTTTTGTTAGCATGTGGGTCGCTGATCGGGCGTCGCCGGAGAAGAAGGTGTGCGTCGGCAAAGTTTGCATGGTGGATGATGTCCTCTGGTGCCTCTGCTCCAAGGAGAACATCTCTTCCCTCGGGGCCGCACTCGCCATCCGCCCCCACGATCCCGCCCTCGTTGCGCTTCCCCTCATCAGCTGCGCCCTCGCCGACCAGACCTCCATCGCCGTCGTCCCCGACGACGGCAAGCTCATAGGCGAGATCTCCCCCGATGGCCACCTGTTCTAGGTGGAGTATGCCCTCGAGGCCGTCCTCAAGGGCAACGCCGCCGTCGGCGTCAGTGACACCGACACCATCGTCCTCGGCGTTGAGAAGAAGGCCACCTCAagcttcaggactccaaatcgGGGAGGAAGATCGTGAGCCTGGACAACCACATCGCGCTGGCGTGCGCGGGGCTGAAGGCCGACGCGCGGATCCTTAGCAACTTGGCCCGCGTCAAATTCCAGAATCTCATGGCCGTCAGCCTCGACTACTATGAGATCCTCATGTCCTGCTCTCGTAGCAGCACCAGCGGCGAGATGAGTTCCGAGGAAAGGGCCCAGCCGCTCAGGCCGGCATCTCCCCAGGCCTCATCCGTATGTCCATGGGCTATAGTGGCACGTTGGAGCAACAATGGGGCCAGTTCGAGAGGGGCCCTCGCACTCACGCAGTAGCACGCATCGCAGGATGCTACCATGCATCTACTACAAGGTCCAAGAGAGGTCTGGTGCCTCAATCAGAGAGAGTTAAGCTTCCTGAGCATCCGCTTCCGGTGCTTATATTTCTCCAGAGATGAGAGAGTTAAGCTCCTCGAGCACCCGCTTTCGGTGCTTCTGTTTCTCTGGAGATTAGAGCTTCTCGAGCACCTACTTTCGGTGCTTTTATTCCTCTGGAGATGAAGGAGTTAAGCTTCCTAAGCACCCGCTTCCGATGTTGCTGTTCCTCCAGAGATAAGGAATTTAAGCTCCTCAAGCATCCGCTTCTGGTGCTCCTATTCCTCCGAAGATGAGGGAGTTAAGCTCCCTGAGCACCCGCTTCTGGTGCTCTTGTTCCTCTATGGAGGCAGAGGCGACGCACGCCACACTGTACTGTCAGAAGCTTAGCGAATGTAAACTTGACAAGTGCAGTTCTATTCTCGATCACGCAGGAGCAGCGCGCCACACCGTATCGTCAGAAGCTTGGTAAAGGTAAACTTGGCAAGTACGATCTCGCTCTCGATCATGAAGGCATACATCTATATGGCGCAGCCCCAGTCCTCAATCTCCGATTTTATTTGCTGCCTCCAGCTCCTTCATCATCTAGTTTGAGGTCTCTTGCTCTTCTTTTATGGTGCTTTCGTCTACGAGCATCGTTGAGCTTCAATTGTCTTCTCTCTAAGATCTATCCTCGCTACGGATGTTTTCACCAAAGTTTATCCTTCTGGCATCTTCAGATCTCTTCTTTCCAAACTCAAGTTGGTGTATACTTTACCACCTTGAGTTTGAGGGGACACGTTAGAATTATTGTAGGACCattgattgtgccaaacatAGTCGACCTCAATAAAGGctgattgtgccaaacttagtcgACCTTACCAAACTACATCAACCTCCTAGTACTAGATAAAGAATGCTCCTGTACATTGTAATTGATAGGCAGAAATACAAATCTTCTctcattcttcttttttaacAGTTACCAAATTTGAGAAAcatgaataaataaattatgaaatctgtttCATATGTATGTATTTTCAGTACGGTTATACTTTGGCTCCGCCAATGGAGATTATTTTTTGACTCTATCAACTTGTAATTTAAGAAACTAGTTTCGACACCgaaccaccggtgattagaatagtggtatctgATACTTTGTGCATTCTGTATCTGACTCATGCCATTGGGTTACGTGGCCATAaccttgcatgcttgtatggTCCGTCATAGAAGTATGCAGCGTCTATTGCGTTTTAGGTACAGGGCATGACAATAGTCGTCGATGTTAATATCGAGGATGATAGGAGAGAAAAGCAGACTCTCATCGATTAATACCGAGGAATTtttgtaaataaaaaaatatattagctATTGGAATGGGTTTGTATCTTTGGCGCGAAAGAAGGGTTCGCCTTTCTTCACACGAATCCACATTTGGATCACCCACCACACAGCTCTCAAAGTGCTTGTGCTCACCATCTATCCATCTACACATATCTCAAAGTTAATAGTGGTCGATCCGATGGTCGATTTGCGCAGAAGAGGGCAAATCGTTGATTTGCGTTACTGCGTATCACAAATCTTGTAGCATCTGTTGCGTCAATATATAAAAACCTTTTGCAGCTTCCAAACGAGCGTTTAGCCTTGAGGAGCGGGAGTAGTGTCATCTTTCAATAGATTTTTCTGATAATGTCCAAGGATTGTGGCTCCGCACCCTCCTCACTAATGCCAAAAAGTAATTAATATTTCTCTCACTCCGCAGTCCCATGCTTCAACGATGCCCATGGTTATTTCTGGATAAGGAGGTGACCAGAACTTCTGCACTGGCCTCCCCCAACCATGtcctccgccaccgccgccgccgccgcggccACCTCGaccgcctccgccgccgccactCACTTCTCTCCGCCACCTCCGCCCTTCCCCGCACCCCATCCCCTCCTCCCTCCCGAGCACGCCGCCTCCCTGATCGACCGGTGCCGAACCGTCCGCCGCCTCCTCGAGATTCACGCCGCCGTCCTCCGCGCcggccaccaccaccacccgaTCGTCAACTTCAAGCTTCAGCGCTCCTACTCCTCCCTCGGCCTCCTCGACCGCCACCTCGCCCTCCTCCGCCTCACTCCCGACCCCAACGTCTTCTTCTGGACCGCCGCCATCCACGCCCACGCTCTCCACGGCCTCCACCAGgctgccctcctcctcctctcccagaTGCTCTCCGCTGCCGTCGTCCCCAATGCCTTCACCCTCTCCTCCGCCCTCATATCCTGCCCCCTCCCCCAAGGCCGCGCCCTCCACGCCCACTCCCTCAAGCTCTCCCTCACCGCCGACCCCTACGTTGCCACCGCCCTCCTCGACATGTACGCCCGCGCCAGCGACGTCGCCTCTGCCCGCCGCCTCTTCGAAGACATGCCCGAGCGGCGGCTCGTCTCTTCCACAGCTATGATGACTTGCTATGCTAAGCTTGGCGACTTGGTGCAGGCCCGCCGGTTGTTCGACGAAATGGACCACAGGGACTGCGTCTGCTGGAACACTATGATCGATGGGTACACCCAGCACGGCCGCCCCAACGAGTCTCTGGCCCTCTTTAGGCGGATGCTAAGGTCCTCCGCTAGGCCCAATGAAGTCACGGTGATCTCCGTGCTTTCTGCTGTCGCCCAGCTGGGCTCGCTGGCTTCAGGCAAATGGGTGCATTCTTACATAAAGAACATCAACAATCGAATCGAGTTCAATGCCAAAGTTGGGACCGCGTTGATCGACATGTATTGCAAATGTGGGAGCTTGGAGGATGCTTGCTTGGTGTTCGACAGCATCAAAGACAAGGATGTCGTTGCTTGGAATTCGATGATCGGCGGTTACGCAATGCATGGCAACAGCAAGGAATCCCTCAAGCTCTTCTCCAAATTACGCGCTGAAGGTTTTCAACCGACTGACATCACCTTCATTGCAGTCTTGAATGCTTGTAGCCATTCAGGTCTGGTGAGTGAAGGAAGGGAGCTCTTCCACATGATGGAAAATGATTACAGAATTGAGCCTAAAGTTGAGCATTATGGATGCATGGTTGATCTCCTCGGGCGTGCAGGGTTGGTAGATGAGGCATATGAGCTTGTTCGGAGCCTGAGATTTAAGCCGGACACAGTAATGTGGGGTTCATTGCTTGCAGCTTGTAGACTCCACAAAAACATGGCTTTGGGAGAGAAGATTGCGAATTATTTGGTCAGCAATGGCCTTGCAAACTCTGGGACTTACGTTCTTCTGTCCAATATCTATGCAGCAGTGGGGAATTGGGAGGAGGTGGGTAGAGTGAGGACCTTGATGAAGGGGAGTGGGGTTCAAAAGGAGCCTGGTTGTAGCTCCATTGAAGTCGACAATAAGGTGTATGAGTTTGTTGTGGGGGACTTGAGTCATGCCAAGAGCCAAGAGATATATGCAATGCTGGAGGAGTTGAATGGCTTGCTCAAAGCTCATGGATATGTTCCCCAGGTAGAGCTGGTGTTGCATGATTTAGAGGAGCCGGAGAAAGAGCGAGCTCTCAGGGTTCACAGCGAGAAATTAGCTATAGCTTTTGGGCTGATCAGCACTAAACCAGGGACGGCGATTAAGATTGTCAAGAACCTTCGAGTTTGCACTGATTGTCATACTGTTACGAAACTGATCTCTAAGATAAGTGGGAGGAAGATTATTGTAAGGGATAGGAATAGATTCCACCATTTTGTTGATGGCTTATGCTCTTGTGGGGATTATTGGTGATTGTGATTTAATTTTGTAAGATTAATCTCACCTTCACTTGTAATTATCCTTGTAATTTGTAACGGATGGCCACCACTATGAACATATTCTCTCATATCCCAGACGTTGTCATTAGCCTCTTGCTTTGGGCATCAACAAGTCTCTAGCAAGCATCCCAAGGCACTCTTACTGTGCCTAGCTCAAATAGCCGAATAGCATTCATTTACTTAACTATAAAGCTTTAACGTATCCTAATGAATGAAAGGAGTAAACGGGCTACCATTCCTGACCCAACAAATAAGAAAAAGGGTGGGTCTGAACCTCAAATCCAGGTGTGGCCCTGTTTGTATGGAAGGTAGCCTGAAGATGCCTACCTAACAGATGAGTGCTAGTTTAGTATAGGGTTGGTATTTTTCAGATTGCTGGGCCTGTTTGACGATGGAGGAGTCCATCTTTCATGTTTTCTTTGGCTGTCAGTAACCTGTTCAGATTTGGGAGTGTGCAGCAGTTTCCTCCGGTCTGACACAGAGGTAGTCGTCGACAGAGGATTTCTTGATATTCCTGCGGGTTTTCTCCTAGAGGCTTGCCAGTGTGGAGCAGGAGATTAGGACAGCTTATCTGGCTTAGCATTGCTGGCTAGATAGGAATACCCAAGTCTTTGAGGACAGCGGTGCGCATCCGAGGCTGGTGGTGGACCAGGCTCTTACTCATGTGGTGGAGGCCTTCGGCATTGCCGCTGCATCGTCCCTTGGGCTGGCTAGGAGAATCTAGGATTTTCATTTCGTTCTTGTAGTGCCCGAAACTATATCTGTATCCTGGGAGCTCCCATCTCTGATTTTCTCGAGATAAACTTCAATGGCGGTATCAACGAGGTTGGAGGCTATAGAGGTGTCGGATTTGTCATCAGAGATCAGGAGGCCAAATTTGTGGCGGTCAGAAGTCGATGGATCTTTGAGCAGACTATGGCGGTGGTAAGGCCAGAGTTGCGTGGGAGGACATCTGCTACGCGAGGCGAGTGCTGGGCATAGACTATATTATCCTTGAAGGAAATTCTGCCACGGTGATCGAGTGGACCTACGATTCGTACAATGCAGCCAGCGGGATGCCCTTGATTCATAACATCCGCCGATTTTTGGGTGAGTGCATCACCTATCGGGCCACTCATACTTTTAAAGAGGTAAATAGTATGGCTGACTGGATAGCATCCTTCATAACTCAGTATTTTGGAGGCTTTATTTAGGACAACTACATCATGGTTCCATCTTTCTTATAttctcttttgtgcttttgtgtGTGGGTGGctgttgtacccaaaaaaaaaaaaaaaaaaaaaaactcagtgTGGCCCGCCGTTAATGCCGTCCGCGTGACTAATATTATTTGCATCCGTATCGTCTTCGCGCTCTCCTCCTACTCTGCCGCTCGGGACCGCCTTCGTCGACTCTCCTCGCCGGAGCCGAATCTCGAATCTCAATCCGCCCGCTCTCCCacacctccctcctcctccaacccttGCTCAGGTGAgatctcttctcctctcctcttcttctttctaaaaTAGATTGTAAGTTTCAAACCCTAGTTTCTGCTGCTACAAATATGGAACCATGGAACCACACTGCTTGGCGAGCCTTCTTCCATCATTATCTTCGCCCAGGGCCCCTCCCTGGCCACCAGCACAGCCGCTAAAGAATGCCCTAGCCCTTCGCAGGAATCAGTTCATGGGCATCGATAAAGAAGCCTCTGCCTTCAGTCTCTCTTCATCTCTTCGCTTTCTTTCTCGTCATAGAGAGGAGTATCTGTGGGGATTTTTTTTCTACTCTTCGAGCTctgctctttcttttcttcttcttctcagctttctccttctcctcctcttctccgacTATGCATGTATAAAATTGAGGCGATGATGAATTGATGATGAGTGACTCCTTaagggttcttcttcttctcctcttcattGCCATGGATGTATTCTTTTTGAGCAATAGACGAGGCAGCTCTGGAAGGTCTGCTGTTCCGCAGACAACCGACCTGCAGCCATTGCCAGCTGGGCGGGTCAttggggaagaaggagaagaagaagagaaggaatgatatttccatctcATCGAATCAAGaattttgtaacaacccaggacctcactcaaaatggctagctagaaggtattatttgggttctttgatcctttataagtactcaagatctatgcagcaaataactgatgtgggactaaacacacgcctgtaCGGATCCTCACAAATCTCCTCTAAGCCTTCAAATCGTAGTTCTCCGGCTGGTTTTCTTTCTCACGGTTTGCTggtggtcttcttcttcttgttcggTAATGGCCGTGAAGTTGTGCTTCTTTCTCtccttttgtttctttctcACTGGATTTTGTTCTTCTTATTGGTATCTTGTCTTATACGAGGAGGCTGTGGTGATTCTTGGATGAGGATGTTGCTGAATTGTCGAGTGGGAAAATGGCTTTTCTAAATGGTGAGGCAACCTTGCACggtcttttgtttttcttgtgaAGGCAACGATTTGTGGCCGTTTCAATCTGACCCACCTCTTCCTGTACTCTGCTTTTCTAGTTTCTGGGTTTTGTAGAAACTTAAAAATAAATCTTGTCATGCATTCCCTTTTCTCTGGCTGAGCACAGTAAAAACAACCAGCATATGGAAAAGTAATTCAAATAATTCATCAGATGTTTTCCCTTCTGGTTTGGATAAGAATGGATGGTTTAGAAATATGGTGCTGCTTTTGTGGATTAGAAATGTGCTACTGGTGTTTTTTCATGTGCCTTTACTCTCGTCGGCTGGTCCAATACAGGTTTTGTTTCATATTCGTGGGCATTGTCTTTTTTTAAGCCaagttcttatgaaaaatagttGGCTGTACTTGGCAAGTACTAAAATTTTGCCTTCTGATGGGAGCCTGTTCGTTGAAGTTTGATGCGATGACCTTTCTATAAATCATATTTGGTTTTAGATATTACAGAAACAATTTAAAGTATGCAGGCTTGTAATTTGATAGAAGCCCATTTAGCCTAGCGCATTTGATAAAGCTTATTTAGTCCAGCCCAATTCAACCAAATAAACAGAATTGTATCCAACTAAATTTCTTCGATCGGTTTGAACCGGTTCTTGAAAATAGTTGGTTCGGTTTCAGTTTCTATTTTAGGAAACTGATTTGAATCGGTTCAGTTTCTATTTTAGGAAACCGATTTAAATCGTTTCGGTTTCAAGAATAACTCTAAACCGACTGCGAAGGAAAGTTGCGGCTTTTAATACAATTCATCTCTCCTGGTCCTTCTTCCTCCCCCCTCtgcttctctttctcttctacTTCTTCTCTAGGTCATGATGGCCGCCACTCTCTCTTAGCCTTCTAGTTCAAGACCTCCGGTCTAGGAGCTCCAACCAGCGCCCCCTCCCGATCGGCCAACAAGGTGGCTAAGAGAAAGTGTCCTCGGATCACGATTTTTTCAGCTTAGTTTTGCCTCCCTGAAGCATACAACTCCAaattgaatgctgaattggtgGTAAAGAACCCAATTTTATCATTTACTGAAGGTCTGCAAGCTAAtccctttcctcttcttttctttatagATTAAACCCTAGTTCTGAAAATTTGGTGTTTGTATCTAATGTCAAGACATTTTGAGCAAACTTCTAGTTTTTTGATAAATTCGACTTTGGCTTTGTTTGGTAGCTTGGCTGGTTGGTTCGCATATGGAACTGTATTGTATAAATGGTTAGCACTGATGCTTTTTGAGCTTCAATGTCTCTGGTTTTTAAGTGCACATTTAGATATGTAGAGGTACTGCTTCTTACCTTTAGTCCTTCGatcaaaaattttgatcttGCTAGCTTGATACGTCAGCTCTCTGAAATGGATTTGGAGTGTTTAACCAATTGGGATTTGGCTTAACAACTAGCATGATCGGCTTTGTTGCGTTTGCTTTGTAATTTATTCATGAAATATCTGTCCAAATCCAATGGTTCAACATTTCATTTTTAACTCTATACAGTTGTCTATGAGCACAATGATTACAAAGATGGAGATAGTATCTTAACGACTCCATTATAAACAATCCATGAGTTATAAGCTAAAGAAGCTTCCTTTGTTGGCAAGGGAAGAAGGGATGTCCTATAGACTttgcatcaaagatttctaagGGATTTCCAAAAGCAAACATCTGAGACTTCCATATGTCACTAAACTTGTCCCAAAGTCATGGAGTTAACTGTTTGCTTCATTTACAACAATTAGTCTTCTTGAGCCTTTTTCCACACAATATTCTCTATCAGCTGAAAGTGATATTGCCTTGAGTCTCTACCACATGGATCTAAAGAGGTGAGGCTGCTGGTAAGATATTTGATCACAGTAGCTACAGTTTGGAATTTTTTTGAAGTTAAGAGCAATGAGATAACTGTTCCATTTTTATATTACTCTAATTGGTTATTGTTGAAATCCCACCTGTTTTATGACTATCTTCGCTGTGCTACACAAAGCTAGAGATTCTTCAAAGACATTTctagaagaaaggagaaaaattttaaaatcttaAATCATGTTTGATCAAACAAACAAAGGTTTTTCTCTCCCTCCTATCAAGAATCAATCTCAAAGTACAATAGTGGAAGAGTGATGAGACTGATCTCTGATCTTGCTTTACAAAGCTTGCCTAGCAAAAGGTGAGTCTAGGCATGCTTGTTACATGACCTTTTCAACATGTACAACAGTTATACATCTGATTCTCAAGAAATCTGAAGGACAACAGTAATTTGGATCTGGGATTTGAGCCCAGGTTTCTGCAGCCATCTATTCTACTATATAATCAGAACTTTTGGGGCCGGCCTGTGTTTGTTTGTCCCTATATCTCCATCCCCATTATAAATGCTCCATAATAAATAGATTTACACTCACATGATCCAATGCTTTCTCTTAAGAGAGGGAAACAAGAGGTGTGCATCTCTCAAAACTATGAGTATTATAAAGTAAAATATATCAATTACAAAAAGCTTTAATCAGATTGGATAACTACAGTCATCCTCACTACCTCTCACATGCCTCATATTAAGGATGTTCTTGCAATAAGCCTCATATTAAGGATGTTCTTGCAATAATCATGTGCGTAGCACTTGCTAGAATCTATGAAGGTGTAACGCATTCATTGGGATGGCTATTGTTGTGTCATTTCATTGAAAAATAGCACAACATTTCACATTTGGTACGACATGATCCACAAGATTGGAAATTTTTAGTTGGAGAATTGATTGGCAGAAGACTGATGCTTGTGATCTGCTAATGAGGCTAACCATATGACTAATGTGCGCATACCAGAATACAACCAAATCACACTTCATCTTTTTTCCAATGGCTTAGTTGGTTTAGAAGAATATTTCAGATTTTGCAGAGCATACTACTTGTTTGATCAAAATTTGGAGTCTAGATTTTGACAAATGGTTTATCCTAGGGCCATCGATTACATGTTgtagcctttttttttcaaggatTTGTGTGGGGAGATGAAAGAGGATATAAATGATCCAAAATCGTATCCTTGTTCATTATTGCTTGTATTTAGAACCTTATTTCCATGGCTGCCAGCTTTTACTTTTAGCAAGTCGAATGCATCCTTGTAAGCCGAAATTGTTGATTAAACTTATCCTAGTATCATATTCTCTTTGACTTAATAGAACCAAGCTCAATCATGGTGGTTGTTCTTTGTCGAAATGGGCCCTTTTGTATTGAGGTCTTGTCAGATATTGATATGATGACCCTCGTGTCCTCCAGAGATTATCTACTTTTTTGAAACAGATGTCAAGGATCAATGTTGTTTCCTTAAGAACGTACTGTTGTCTCCAAGGTTGCAATCTCAGTACCGGATACTGTATCGATACCTTATCagttcggtatggtacggtacatcTTTGTGCCAAAATAGCTTTCTTATCCATTTTCTCAATTTTCATCTCGGTACACCTCGATACGGACCAGTATGCACCTCGGTACATGTCGGTACGTCTCCATATGCGGCGGTACATCTCAATACGGGCGGTACGGGATTTGTACCGATTTGAAGGGGTGTTTCGTACTGGTTTTCTCTCAGTATAATATGGTATGCCCCGTACCAAGCAGTATGGGGCGATACGGCAGTTGTCTCCTTTATTATATTGACATGGTGGAAGTCAGGGATGTTATGTTGTGGCTCCTTTTACCATATGATATTATGGACATGTTTTTTCCCTATTGTGCTATTTGGTTTTCTCATGTTTACATGGATTGATGTTTTGAAAGTGGCATTACTTTGCTGCTTCTTTAAGCAGTCTTATTAGTCATCTTGCTCATTTACAATGTATGAACTGTGGGAATGGAATAACCAAGAAACTAACTAGCTGAACAATGGACTGTTTCATACATTACAACCACTTAATTGTATGCTGG
It includes:
- the LOC103700909 gene encoding pentatricopeptide repeat-containing protein ELI1, chloroplastic, giving the protein MSSATAAAAAATSTASAAATHFSPPPPPFPAPHPLLPPEHAASLIDRCRTVRRLLEIHAAVLRAGHHHHPIVNFKLQRSYSSLGLLDRHLALLRLTPDPNVFFWTAAIHAHALHGLHQAALLLLSQMLSAAVVPNAFTLSSALISCPLPQGRALHAHSLKLSLTADPYVATALLDMYARASDVASARRLFEDMPERRLVSSTAMMTCYAKLGDLVQARRLFDEMDHRDCVCWNTMIDGYTQHGRPNESLALFRRMLRSSARPNEVTVISVLSAVAQLGSLASGKWVHSYIKNINNRIEFNAKVGTALIDMYCKCGSLEDACLVFDSIKDKDVVAWNSMIGGYAMHGNSKESLKLFSKLRAEGFQPTDITFIAVLNACSHSGLVSEGRELFHMMENDYRIEPKVEHYGCMVDLLGRAGLVDEAYELVRSLRFKPDTVMWGSLLAACRLHKNMALGEKIANYLVSNGLANSGTYVLLSNIYAAVGNWEEVGRVRTLMKGSGVQKEPGCSSIEVDNKVYEFVVGDLSHAKSQEIYAMLEELNGLLKAHGYVPQVELVLHDLEEPEKERALRVHSEKLAIAFGLISTKPGTAIKIVKNLRVCTDCHTVTKLISKISGRKIIVRDRNRFHHFVDGLCSCGDYW